In the Acidobacteriota bacterium genome, GAATCCGGGCGTTTTTGCGCCGAGGCGTTGGCGGTCATCAGTGGACTTGGCGAAGTCGATGCTGCGGACGTGGACAGGGCTGGACTCCTCGCGCGAGTAGGAGACTGCGAGGTGCTGTGGGTGCGTTTACGGCACCGGGTAGATCGCGACCTGCTGAATGCTGCCGGCGCCCTGCGGGTCATCGTCACACCGACCACAGGGCTCGACCACATTGACGAGGCCGAAGTGGCACGGCGGGGGATGACGATCCTCTCCCTGAAGGGCGAGACAGAGTTTCTGAGGGGGATTCACGCGACCGCGGAGCACACGCTCGCCCTCACCCTGGCTCTGCTCCGGCAGGTGGTACCCGCGGCCGCGCACGTCGATGGCGGCGGGTGGAATCGCGACCTGTTCCGAGGCCGCGAAATTCAGGGTAAAACTGTTGGAATCGTCGGCTACGGGCGGCTGGGCCGAATCGTGGCCGGCTATTTTGTCGCCCTTGGCGCCTCAGTGCTGGCCACAGACCCCAACGTGTCACAGGACGCGATGGAAGACCACGTCGCCTGGGTTCCGTTTCGGACCCTGTTGCAGCAATCAGACATTGTCAGCCTTCATGTGAGTCTGGATGAGGCGTCAGACGGGATGTTCGATGAGACGGCGTTTGATGCCATGAAGCCCGGCGCCATTCTTGTCAACACCGCCAGGGGAGCGGTGCTCGATGAGCAGGCCCTGCTGGCGCATCTTGAATCGGGTCGGCTCGGTGGGGCTGCGCTTGACGTGCTGTGTCACGAAGACTCGACGGGCATGCAGGCGCATCCGTTGGTCGCATACGCCCGGGCTCACCGCAACCTTCTGGTCACGCCCCACATCGGCGGCTGCACTGACGAATCCATGGCCAGCACCGAGTTGTTTATGGCGAAGAAGCTGGCGTCGTTCTACGGCCGCTGACTCAGCGCCGCACTCAAGCGTTTTTGATCCAGCCTGCCGTGGTTGTCGGCACGCAGCCACGTGCGCAGCGGTTTGTGATTCGTGGGCACCCCCTGGAACGACTCGTACACGACGACACCCCGCGACAGAAGGGCCGCGACGTAACTGAACGTGCTCTTGGACATTAGCAGCACATCCGCTCGCACCATGTTGTGGAATGTCAGGAACGGAGACTCCCCAAGGTGAAACGTGATGTCCATGTCACGGAGCTCACCAAACTCGGTTTCGTCTCCCTCGGAGTAAAGGTGTACCGACGGCGTCAGGCCAAGGCTTCTGGCCGCTGACCGTGCTTCCTCCACGACAGATGCGACGTGCGCGTTCGGCGTGTATCGGTTGACGTGTTTGTTGTCGGCGCGCACATCTCCGCGCCTGACATGCACAGCGACGTTCAGTCGCGACGGGTCGTAGTACTCCGTCAGCGAGTCTTTTCCGGACGAGTAGTACTTGAGCGAGAAGCGATCCACCAGCCGCAGATACTGGTCCGGAAACGCATTCGCGTACTCGTGTGCCGACCTGACGGCGTACAGCATGTTGGGCCGGCCGAAGGGGAGTTCGGTGAGGCTCAATAGTCGCCGGCGCTCCAGATGCGGCGCCACCTGACTGGCCATAAGCTCACCCTCGCCCAGGTTGAAGAACTTCTCCCAGCTCTCCGCCAACTCTGGCCCACCGCTGACGGGCTCCTGCGACGACGGTTCGGGAGATTGGGCGATGAACTGGAACGGGGTGTGCACATACTGCAGCCCTACCCGCTCTGCGAAGAGCATTGTTGACAGGATGGAGAGCGCCTGGGCGCCGGCGCGATCCTGTTTACCGGAACAGGTGATGAACGAATTGTCCCCGGCCTGGGCCGTGTGCATGCCTCGCTTCGGATGCAGGCGTGCCAGAAAAAGAGCGCGCCTCGCGCGCTCTCGCGGTCGAAGTTTCGCGCCCAAACCAGCCAATCGCATCGGGGCTTTTATTGTTATCTCCTGCACCATGGCGGCTTCACGAAGGTACGCACCAGGGTTTATGCTTACCTCTGGCCGAATCAGATAGCACGATGTCCCAGACCTTTCCACACAACACGGAGATGTTCACCCTGGCCACCAGCGGATATGTGCCGTTTGTGCTGAATCTCCATGAGTCACTCAAGCGGGTCGGCCTGGGCGATCATCTCGTCGCGTACACGCTCGACGACGAGTCCGATCGGGCATTGACTGTGGCCGGTCTGACCTGCCGCAGATTTGCCGGCGGGGTGGAGCGCGCGTGGAGCAACTGGCGGACCACCGGCTTCCAGAAGATCATGGAAGCGAAGTACTCGGTGGCGCTGAACCTGTTGCGGGCCGGCCGCCATGTCCTGCACGTGGATAGCGACATTGTGTTCCTCAAGAATCCGATGTCGTATCTGCAGGACGTCATGGCACGGTCGTCGGCACATCTTGTGCTGCAAAGTGAGTCACCTCAGAACTCGTACAATGCGGGGTTCTGGTTCGCGAGCCCGGCACCTCAGGTCATCGAGGTGTTCTCTGACATCCAGTCCACGCTGCGGCGCGAGGAGCACTGGACGTGTGACCAGAGGCTCCTCAACGAGCGGGTGCGTCAGAGTAACGTCCTGAAAACACATGCTCTGGACCCGGCGCTGTTCGCGTGCGGCAACCAGTTCCTGGAAGAAAAGCGCAAGCGGCATTTCGATCCCGCCGGCCCGCCGTTTGATACGGAGGCCGCCTACCTGCTGCATTTCAATTTCATCATCGGCATGGAAACAAAGGTTCTGGCCATGAAGAAACATGGCGCCTTGATGTTTCCCGGCCTAGAGCAGTACGGGCCAAGTTTTCGACGCACCTGCATTCGCCGCGCCGAGGCGGTGCGAACGGCCCTGTCAGGACAGCCCGTCACCGCCTGGCCCCGATTGCTCTCAAGACTTGTTGGCGATCAGGCTGGCAAGCGCCCGGCCAGGATTGGCTGAGTGCCGATGTCGATTCTTGAATCCTTCAAATTAACGGACCGCGTAGCGGTCGTGACGGGTGGGGCGGGGTTGCTTGGCGCCGAGTTCGCCAGGACGCTGGCTGAGGCCGGTGCGGCTGTGGTCATTGTTGATCTGAACGCCAGCGCTGCCACCGCGGGAGCGGCCGCAATCCTGGAACTCGGCGGCAAAGCGACGGCGATCGCGACCGATATCACGAGCCCCGAGTCTGTGGCGGCCATGGTTCACGTCGTCCTGTCGACGTTTGGCCGGCTCGATATCCTTGTCAACAGTGCGGCCCTGGATCCGAAGTTTGATCCAGCTGCAATCGCGGGTGGGATTGCGCCGGGCGGGTTCGAAGACTATCCGCTCGATTTGTGGAACGCCGCGATGAAGGTCAACCTGACCGGCACCTTTCTGGTCACACAGGCATGTGTCAAACCGATGGTCGCGCGCGGTCAGAAGGGCAGTATCGTCAATATCTGCTCCACGTATGGGCTCGATGGCCCTGACCAGCGCATCTATGTGACCAACGGTGATCGGGTCGCATTCAAGCCGGTGGACTATCCCGTGACCAAGGCTGGCGTGATGGGTTTTACGCGGTATCTCGCCGCGTACTACGCAGGGACGCAGATTCGCGTCAATGCACTCACACCTGGCGGCGTGTTTCACGGGCATGAGGAAGCGTTCGTGAAGAATTACTCGGCAAAGACGATGCTCGGACGTATGGCCCGCAGGCACGAGATGAACGGGGCGCTGCTCTTCCTGGCCTCGGATGCGTCGTCTTACATGACCGGTAGCAACGTCGTCGTCGATGGTGGATGGACGGCGTGGTAGAGCGTCCCAGGCCACACGCGCTGGCTCTCATTCCCGCACGCGGAGGTTCCAAGGGTATTCCCGGCAAGAACATCCGCGAGTTCGCCGGGTATCAGCTGATTGCCTGGAGTATCGCGGCGGCCAGGGAGTCGACGCTGGTGACTCGAGTTGTGGTCTCGACCGATGATCCTGAGATCGCCGCAGTGGCGCGCACCTTTGGGGCCGAGGTGCCTTTCTTGCGCCCATCGGAACTGGCGCAGGACCACACCACGGACTTTCCCGTCGTTGAACATGCCCTGCAAGCGCTGGCAGAGCTCGACGGCTATCGGCCCGACGTCGTCGTGCAGTTGCGGCCCACGTCACCCATTCGTCCGTGCGGCCTGGTGGACGATGCGCTTCGCATCCTGCGTGAACATGAGGACGCGGATTGCGTTCGTGGCGTCGTGCCCGCGGCTCAGAATCCGTTCAAGATGTGGCGTTGTGATGGGGAACACCAACCCTTGCGGCCCCTGTTGGCAGTCGAAGGCATTCCTGAGCCGTACAATGCGCCTCGTCAGATCCTGCCGCCGGTCTACTGGCAAACCGGGCAGATCGATGTGATCCGCGCGACAACCATCACCCGGAAGCGCTCATTGACGGGAGACGTGGTCTATCCGATTGTGATCGCAGCCGGGTATGCGGCGGACATCGATACGCCGGCCGACTGGAAGAGGTGCGAGGCGCTCGTGTATAGCGGGCTTCGGATGACGTCCCCAGGCAAGGCGCGGCGTCCGATGCCCGGCACCATCAAGCTGATCGTCACCGATTTTGACGGTGTCATCACGGACGCACGGGTCTGGACCGACGAAAGCGGTCGGGAGATGGTGGTGGCGTCACGATCGGACTCGATGCGCATCGGCGAATTGAAGCAGCGCGGCATCGATGTTGTGGTCCTCTCATCCGAGGTGAATCCTGTCGTGAAAGCCAGGGCCACAAAGATGGGAATCGAAGCGGTGCATGGGATGGGGCTGGCAGAGAAGGGCGACGCCCTGAAGACGTTCCTCGCCAACAAAGGTGTGGCACCCGAACACGTCGTGTATCTGGGCAATGATTTTAATGACCTGCCATGCTTCGAAATCGCAGGCTGGTCCGTGGCCGTGGCAGACGCCTACCCGGAGGCCCGAAGGGCGGCGGACCTCGTACTCACTACAAACGGGGGCTACGGCGCCCTGCGTGAATTGTGCGATGTGGTGTTGAACGCACAGTCAGGAGCTTCCACTGGCTCGTGAAATCTGGTTCGGGAAGCGGCGGATCGGCGACGGTTGCCCCACCTATGTCATCGCAGAGGTGGGGATCAATCACAACGGTGATCTGGACATTGCCAAGCGGCTCATCGACGCGGCCGCGAAGGCTGGTGCCGATGCGGTCAAGTTCCAGAAGCGAACGCCGGAGGTCTCCACGCCGCTCGAACAACGCGACCAGATGCGCGAGACACCCTGGGGATACATTTCGTATCTTGAGTACCGCCACCGCGTCGAGTTCAGTGCTGAGCAATATGGCGAGATCGACCGCTATTGCCGGGACAGACACATTGATTGGATGGTCTCGGTCTGGGACGAACCGTCGGTGGACTTCATGGAGCGCTTTGATACCCCTGCGTACAAGGTCCCCTCAGCAGCACTGACCGATCATCAATTGCTGAAGCATGTGCGCCAGTCAGGCAAGCCCATCGTCATTTCAACCGGCATGTCCACAATGGAGCAGATCCATCAGGCCGTCGATGTGATTGGTCAAGAGAACCTCCTCATCATGCACTGCAACAGCTCGTATCCCTGCGAACCGGAGGAGCTGAATCTCAGGATGATCGAAACGCTCAGCCGGGAATTTCCGATCAACCCGATCGGATATTCCGGGCACGAGGTGGGCCTCGTGCCCTCGGCGGTGGCCGTGGCACTGGGCGCCGCGGCGATCGAACGACACATCACGCTTGACCGTGCCATGTGGGGGAGCGATCAAGCCGCCTCAGTGGAGCCGAGCGGTTTTGAGCGGCTGGTGAAGTACATCCGCGTCACCGAGGTCTCGCTGGGTGATGGGCTGAAACGCGTGTACGAATCAGAGCTGGGTTCGATGAAGCGGCTGCGCCGAAGCCGCCCGTAGCCTGTCACATCTTCACGTCGACGACCCGTCCGGTTGTCATCGATTCCTTTGCCGCCAGCGCGACGCGGAGACTTCCGGCGGCGTCAGTGACCGTGGATATCGGCACCTCGTCACCACGGACGCAGGCAAGGAAGTGCGCCAACTGGTCGAGGAAGAGCTGATTCCGTTCGAAGGGCGCGATGGGCTCAGTCGGCATCAGTTGTCCGCGGTCATCGAAGAGCTGGAGCGTCGATTGACGCAAATCCACGAGGATTTTTCCCGCGTCCCCAAGAACCTGGCAGGTGCGAGCCGGTGGTCGCTGGAGGTAGTCCTGCTGCACATGCACCGGAACGCCTCGACCGTCCACCGTGCACTCCATCAAGATGCTCGCGGTGTCTTCCACATCAACTACAAGGCGGCTGAGATGTCCGCCGACAGCGAAAACCCGCTTCGGCGGACCAAACAGCCACGTGGCATAGTCCAATTCGTGGATCTGCGTCAGCACCACTCCGCCTCCCAGGTGACGCTTGGCGGCGTACGACTGCCTGTAGTCTTCGTAAGGGTGCCAGTCGGCGAGATGTTCTCCCACCTCGATACGGACGGCCAATACTCGCCCGATGGCGCCGCGCTCCAGCAGGGCACGCACGGCGCGCAGGCAGGGGTGAAAGCGCAACTGGTAACCGACCAGACCCGCCAGGCGATTGTCTTCGATGACGCTGATCAGTTCGTTGATCCCTTCGGTTGAGTCTGAAAGGGGCTTCTCGATGAACAGGTGGCTGCCGGCCCTGGCTGCCGCGAGCGCGACGGGGACATGCAGACTGGTTGGGTTACAGACGAACGTGACATCCGGCCGCTCCGCTAACGCCTCTGTCAGGTCGCCGAACATCCGTACGCCGAACTCCGCGTCGAGCGCCTGGTCCGGAATGACCTTCAGGGTCTCTGAGAGCACGTGCGAGAGTCCGCGCGCACGATACGCGAGGATCGTGGTGTCAGGCCCGGTCAGTGTTCTCAGGTTGCGAAGATGGCGTTGGCCGACAGCCCCCAGTCCCACCACCAGGACCTTCATCGCAGAGGGTTCCCGCCGCGATATTGATCGAAGATCCATCGGTAGGTGTGCTCAAGGCCGGTTCGCAACCGCGTCGTCGGTTCCCAGCCGAGGGCGTTCAAAATCCTGGTGTTGTCCGAGTTCCGCCCGTTGACGCCCTTGGGCGCAGACAGGTTGTATGTCCGCGTGAGCGTGACCCCGGCGATCTCCTCTACGATATCGACGAGGCCGTTGATCGTCGTCAATTCGCTCGAGCCCAGATTGATCGGGTCGATGATGTCGCTGGCAAGGATCGCCTGGGCGCCGTAGACGCAATCGTCAATGAACTGGAAC is a window encoding:
- a CDS encoding SDR family oxidoreductase, translated to MSILESFKLTDRVAVVTGGAGLLGAEFARTLAEAGAAVVIVDLNASAATAGAAAILELGGKATAIATDITSPESVAAMVHVVLSTFGRLDILVNSAALDPKFDPAAIAGGIAPGGFEDYPLDLWNAAMKVNLTGTFLVTQACVKPMVARGQKGSIVNICSTYGLDGPDQRIYVTNGDRVAFKPVDYPVTKAGVMGFTRYLAAYYAGTQIRVNALTPGGVFHGHEEAFVKNYSAKTMLGRMARRHEMNGALLFLASDASSYMTGSNVVVDGGWTAW
- a CDS encoding acylneuraminate cytidylyltransferase translates to MDGVVERPRPHALALIPARGGSKGIPGKNIREFAGYQLIAWSIAAARESTLVTRVVVSTDDPEIAAVARTFGAEVPFLRPSELAQDHTTDFPVVEHALQALAELDGYRPDVVVQLRPTSPIRPCGLVDDALRILREHEDADCVRGVVPAAQNPFKMWRCDGEHQPLRPLLAVEGIPEPYNAPRQILPPVYWQTGQIDVIRATTITRKRSLTGDVVYPIVIAAGYAADIDTPADWKRCEALVYSGLRMTSPGKARRPMPGTIKLIVTDFDGVITDARVWTDESGREMVVASRSDSMRIGELKQRGIDVVVLSSEVNPVVKARATKMGIEAVHGMGLAEKGDALKTFLANKGVAPEHVVYLGNDFNDLPCFEIAGWSVAVADAYPEARRAADLVLTTNGGYGALRELCDVVLNAQSGASTGS
- a CDS encoding N-acetylneuraminate synthase family protein; this encodes MAREIWFGKRRIGDGCPTYVIAEVGINHNGDLDIAKRLIDAAAKAGADAVKFQKRTPEVSTPLEQRDQMRETPWGYISYLEYRHRVEFSAEQYGEIDRYCRDRHIDWMVSVWDEPSVDFMERFDTPAYKVPSAALTDHQLLKHVRQSGKPIVISTGMSTMEQIHQAVDVIGQENLLIMHCNSSYPCEPEELNLRMIETLSREFPINPIGYSGHEVGLVPSAVAVALGAAAIERHITLDRAMWGSDQAASVEPSGFERLVKYIRVTEVSLGDGLKRVYESELGSMKRLRRSRP
- a CDS encoding Gfo/Idh/MocA family oxidoreductase codes for the protein MKVLVVGLGAVGQRHLRNLRTLTGPDTTILAYRARGLSHVLSETLKVIPDQALDAEFGVRMFGDLTEALAERPDVTFVCNPTSLHVPVALAAARAGSHLFIEKPLSDSTEGINELISVIEDNRLAGLVGYQLRFHPCLRAVRALLERGAIGRVLAVRIEVGEHLADWHPYEDYRQSYAAKRHLGGGVVLTQIHELDYATWLFGPPKRVFAVGGHLSRLVVDVEDTASILMECTVDGRGVPVHVQQDYLQRPPARTCQVLGDAGKILVDLRQSTLQLFDDRGQLMPTEPIAPFERNQLFLDQLAHFLACVRGDEVPISTVTDAAGSLRVALAAKESMTTGRVVDVKM